One window from the genome of Aeromonas sp. FDAARGOS 1405 encodes:
- the dapF gene encoding diaminopimelate epimerase produces the protein MLIDFSKMHGLGNDFMVVDGVTQKVFFSNDVIKKLADRHFGIGFDQLLLVEPPYDPELDFHYRIFNADGSEVEQCGNGARCFARFVRLKGLINRDRIAVSTARGRIVLQLEGENQVTVNMGVPQFEPGKIPFRAQKAEKTYLLRAQEHTVMCGVVSMGNPHCVIEVPSVADAPVETLGAIMERHERFPERVNVGFMEMVNATEIKLRVFERGCGETLACGTGACAAAVIGISQGKLKERVTVSLPGGKLTIAWKGPGQPVYMTGPAEHVFDGQIEV, from the coding sequence ATGTTGATAGATTTTTCCAAGATGCATGGCTTGGGCAACGACTTCATGGTGGTGGATGGCGTCACCCAGAAGGTATTTTTCAGCAATGACGTCATCAAGAAGCTGGCAGATCGCCACTTCGGGATCGGCTTTGACCAGCTGCTGCTGGTGGAGCCGCCCTATGACCCTGAACTCGACTTTCACTATCGCATTTTCAATGCCGATGGCAGCGAGGTGGAGCAGTGCGGCAACGGCGCCCGCTGTTTTGCCCGTTTCGTGCGTCTCAAGGGGCTGATCAACCGGGATCGCATCGCGGTCAGTACCGCCCGGGGTCGCATCGTATTGCAGCTGGAGGGGGAGAATCAGGTCACGGTCAACATGGGGGTTCCCCAGTTTGAGCCGGGCAAGATCCCGTTCCGGGCCCAGAAGGCAGAGAAAACCTATCTGCTGCGGGCGCAGGAGCATACCGTGATGTGTGGCGTGGTCTCCATGGGCAATCCCCACTGCGTCATCGAGGTGCCTTCGGTCGCCGATGCGCCGGTCGAGACGCTCGGTGCCATCATGGAGCGCCACGAGCGTTTTCCCGAGCGGGTCAACGTCGGTTTCATGGAGATGGTCAATGCCACCGAGATCAAGCTACGGGTGTTCGAACGGGGCTGTGGCGAGACCCTGGCCTGCGGCACCGGTGCCTGTGCGGCGGCGGTGATTGGCATCAGTCAGGGCAAGCTCAAGGAGCGGGTCACCGTCAGTCTGCCGGGCGGCAAGCTGACCATCGCCTGGAAGGGGCCGGGCCAGCCGGTCTATATGACAGGTCCCGCCGAGCATGTGTTTGACGGCCAGATAGAGGTTTAG